The Brassica oleracea var. oleracea cultivar TO1000 chromosome C6, BOL, whole genome shotgun sequence genome includes a region encoding these proteins:
- the LOC106298738 gene encoding transcription factor PRE1, with protein MSNRRSRQSSSAPRISDDQIIDLVTKLRQILPEIGQRRRSDKVSASKVLQETCNYIRNLNREVDNLSERLAQLLESVDEDSPQAAVIRSLLM; from the exons ATGTCAAACAGAAGATCAAGGCAGTCTTCAAGTGCTCCCAGGATCTCCGATGATCAAATCATCGACCTTGTAACTAAGCTCCGTCAGATTTTACCGGAGATTGGCCAACGTCGTCGTTCCGATAAG GTCTCAGCCTCCAAAGTTTTGCAAGAGACATGCAACTACATACGAAACTTGAACAGAGAAGTTGACAACCTCAGCGAGCGTTTGGCTCAGCTTCTCGAATCCGTCGATGAAGATAGCCCTCAAGCGGCCGTCATTAGAAGTCTACTCATGTAA
- the LOC106296259 gene encoding translation factor GUF1 homolog, mitochondrial has protein sequence MGSMYRASKTLKSSRQALSLLFNSVKPNRRDPLCVGLHPAYGFSSDSKQNPREPAVDLTQFPSDKIRNFSIIAHIDHGKSTLADRLMELTGTIKKGHGQPQYLDKLQVERERGITVKAQTATMLYENKVKDEEASGFLLNLIDTPGHVDFSYEVSRSLSACQGALLVVDAAQGVQAQTVANFYLAFEANLTVVPVINKIDQPTADPDRVKAQLKSMFDLDTDEVLLVSAKTGLGLEHVLPAVIERIPPPPGISDSPLRMLLFDSFFNEYKGVVCYVSVVDGMLRKGDKVSFAATGQSYEVLDVGIMHPELTSTGMLLTGQVGYIVTGMRTTKEARIGDTIYRTKTTVEPLPGFKPVRHMVFSGVYPADGSDFEALTHAIEKLTCNDASVSVAKETSAALGMGFRCGFLGLLHMDVFHQRLEQEYGTQVISTIPTVPYTFEYSDGSKLQVQNPAALPSNPKYRVTASWEPTVIATIILPSEYVGAVINLCSDRRGQQLEYTFIDAQRVFLKYQLPLREVVVDFYDELKSLTSGYASFDYEDAEYQKSDLVKLDILLNGQAVDALATIVHNQKAYRVGKELVEKLKNFIERQMFEVMIQAAIGSKIIARDTISAMRKNVLAKCYGGDITRKKKLLEKQKEGKKRMKRVGSVDIPHEAFQQILKVS, from the exons ATGGGTTCTATGTACAGAGCCTCTAAAACCCTAAAGTCGTCGAGACAAGCATTGTCACTCTTGTTCAATTCAGTCAAACCCAACCGAAGAGATCCGTTATGTGTCGGATTGCACCCAGCTTACGGTTTCAGCTCAGATTCTAAGCAAAACCCCAGAGAACCCGCCGTTGATCTGACACAGTTTCCTTCCGACAAGATCCGAAACTTCTCCATCATTGCTCATATCGATCATGGAAAATCTACTTTGGCCGATCGTCTCATGGAACTTACTGGCACCATCAAGAAAGGCCATGGCCAGCCTCAATATCTCGACAAATTGCAG GTAGAGAGGGAGAGAGGAATCACTGTGAAAGCTCAAACGGCGACAATGTTGTATGAAAACAAAGTTAAAGATGAAGAAGCGAGCGGTTTTCTTCTGAACCTGATTGATACACCAGGCCATGTTGACTTTAGCTATGAGGTCTCTAGATCGTTATCCGCTTGTCAAGGAGCTCTCTTGGTCGTCGATGCGGCTCAAGGTGTTCAAGCACAAACCGTGGCTAACTTTTACTTAGCGTTCGAAGCTAACCTCACCGTCGTACCTGTTATCAACAAGATCGATCAACCAACAGCTGATCCTGACCGTGTCAAAGCTCAGTTGAAGTCCATGTTTGATCTCGACACGGATGAGGTCCTTCTAGTCTCTGCCAAAACCGGCTTGGGGCTCGAGCATGTGCTTCCCGCGGTTATAGAACGGATACCTCCTCCTCCTGGGATCAGTGACTCTCCTCTACGGATGCTTTTGTTCGATTCCTTTTTTAATGAGTACAAAGGTGTCGTCTGCTATGTCTCTGTCGTTGATGGAATGCTGAGGAAAGGAGATAAGGTCTCGTTCGCTGCCACTGGCCAGTCTTATGAAGTGTTAGATGTCGGGATCATGCACCCTGAGCTTACTTCTACGGGAATGCTTCTCACAGGACAGGTTGGTTATATAGTAACCGGCATGCGAACCACGAAAGAGGCACGTATTGGTGACACAATCTACAGAACAAAAACCACTGTGGAGCCTCTCCCAG GTTTCAAGCCGGTGAGGCATATGGTGTTCTCAGGCGTTTATCCTGCTGATGGATCTGATTTTGAAGCACTTACTCATGCCATAGAGAAACTGACGTGTAACGATGCAAGTGTCTCGGTGGCTAAGGAAACAAGCGCAGCTCTTGGGATGGGATTCAGATGTGGCTTCCTCGGTTTGCTTCACATGGATGTATTTCATCAACGGCTTGAACAAGAGTACGGTACACAAGTGATCTCCACGATCCCTACCGTTCCTTACACCTTCGAATACTCAGATGGGAGCAAGTTGCAAGTGCAGAATCCTGCTGCATTACCTTCAAACCCCAAATACAGAGTCACAGCTTCTTGGGAGCCAACGGTGATCGCCACAATCATCCTTCCTAGTGAGTACGTAGGAGCTGTGATCAACCTCTGCTCTGACCGAAGAGGCCAGCAGCTAGAGTACACATTTATAGACGCGCAACGTGTTTTCTTGAAGTACCAGTTACCTTTGAGGGAGGTAGTTGTTGATTTCTACGATGAGTTGAAAAGCCTAACATCAGGTTACGCTTCTTTCGACTACGAGGATGCAGAGTATCAGAAATCTGATCTTGTGAAGCTGGACATCCTCTTGAACGGTCAGGCAGTTGATGCGTTAGCAACTATTGTTCACAACCAGAAAGCTTACCGCGTGGGTAAAGAGCTTGTTGAGAAGCTTAAGAACTTCATAGAGAGGCAGATGTTTGAAGTAATGATACAAGCTGCTATAGGTTCAAAGATCATTGCGAGAGACACAATCTCTGCGATGAGGAAGAATGTGCTTGCGAAATGTTATGGAGGAGACATAACTAGGAAGAAGAAGCTTCTTGAGAAGCAGAAAGAAGGGAAGAAAAGGATGAAGAGAGTTGGTTCTGTTGATATACCACATGAGGCTTTTCAACAAATACTCAAAGTCTCTTAG